The following nucleotide sequence is from Austwickia chelonae.
GTCACCGTCCTGGCCGGAGCCGTCCTGCTCATGGTCTGCGACCTGCTGGCCCGCACCATCGCCGACCCCGTCGAGATCCCCATCGGCATCGTCACCGCCGTCCTCGGTGCGCCCTTCTTCCTGTGGATCATGCGCACCGCCGGAGCCGTCCGAGGAGGAATGAACCGATGATCCCCGCCACCATGAACATCCAGGGTGTCAGCGTCGATCTCGGCGGTCGCCGCATCGTCGACGACATCACCCTCGACATTCCTTCAGGACGCTGCCTCGGCCTGCTCGGCCCGAACGGATCCGGAAAATCCACCCTCATCCGGGCCGCCTGCGGCATGACCCGCCCCGCGGTCGGCCGGATCAATATCGACGGCACCGACATCGCCACCCTGCGCTCACGCGAACTCGCCAAGCTGGTCGCCGTCATGATCCAAGAACACAGCAGCGACTTCTCCATGCACGTCGAAGAAGTCGTCATGCTCGGACGCACCCCCCACCAGTCCGGCTTCGGAGCCGACTCCGACCAGGACCGGGACATCGTCGCCGAGGCCCTCGCCGACGTCGAGGCGACCCACCTGGCCAACCGGATCTTCAGCTCGCTCTCCGGCGGCGAGAAACAACGCGTCCTCCTCGCCCGTGCCTTCGCTCAACAGACCCCGCTGCTCATCCTCGACGAGCCCACCAACCACCTGGACGTCGGCTACCAGATCGACCTGCTCGAACGGGTCGCCGCGCGCGGGGTCACCGTGCTCGCCGCCCTGCACGACATGAACCTCGCCGCCCAGTACTGCGACATGCTCGCGCTCTTGGTCGACGGCTCGGTCGCCGCCCACGGAACCCCCGAGGACGTCCTCACCCCGGACACCCTCGACCCGGTCTTCCGCGTGACCACCCACCACGTCGTCCACCCCCGCACCGGCCGGACGGTCATCGCCGTCGACCGACCCGGGAAAACAGCTCCGATGGCCGCCTCCGGCGTCGGACCACGATGACCACGCACACTCCACTCTCCACCCCTCCTGAAAGGACCGTCATGGCCCTCGCCCGACCCCGTCCCGGCCTGCTGGCCGCACCGGCCGTCCTCGTTCTCCTCCTCGCCGGATGCGGGCAGGGCGTCGACAACGCCGGTACGAAATCCTCCTCGAACTCTGCCGCTTCCGTACAGAACTGCGGCAAGACGGTGAATCCGGCCAAGACCCCGGAGCGGATCGTCACGATGACCCCCGGGCTGACCGACCTCGTCGTGAAACTCGGTGCGGCCGACAAGATCGTCGGTGAGGCGCAGAACCGCGCCGGAAAGATCAGCGAAAGCATCACGAACGACAAAGCCCAACTGCTCAGCGACAGCAAACCACCGGCCCGGGAAAAGCTGATGTCGGTCAACCCCGACCTGGTCCTGGCGCCGACCTCCTACGAATTCAACGCCGAACAAGGCTTCGCCTCCCGGGACCAGTTGTCCCAGGCCGGGGCGAGCTCGTACATCTCCACCGGCGGCTGTACGACCCGGCGCGCCTCGGCGACGGTCACCGACACCTTGGAGGACATCAAGAACCTGGGCAAGCTGCTCGGCAAGGAGAAAGAAGCCAAAGAGCTGGCCGACCGGACGTCCGCCGATCTGGACACGGTCGACAAAGCCGTCGCAGGCAAGAAGAAGCCGACCGTCGTGCAGCTCTTCGTCGACGAGGGCAAGATCAGCGCGATCGGCGCCGGAGTCGAGTACGACATCATCAAACGGGCCGGTGGGGACAATCAGTTCACACCGACCGACGAAGAGTTCAAGAAGTTCTTCGCCGCCGCGATCTCCCCGGAGACCCTCCTGGCGAAGAATCCCGACGCCATCGTCTTCGCGACGCAGACCCCCGAGCTGGGTGCGAAGGCCCGTGACTACCTGGTCGCCACCTTCCCGCAGGTGACCGCGGTCAAGGAGAACCGCCTGGTCAACCTGAAATCCACCGATGTGATGCCCGGTGTGCTGGGGAACGTCGACGCGGTCAAAGCCGTCGCGAAGGGCCTGTACCCTGACGCCCTGTGACCCGGACGTCGAAGAGCGGTGGGGGCCGCGACCGTTCACGGTCGCGGCCCCCACCGCTCTTCGACTGCTGTCCCGGCAACCACTCGGTGGTGCCGGAAAGGGGTCAGGAACCCAAGGAGAAGGCCATCATGTCCCAGCCGGCGTGAGCGGCGGCCCCGGGCCAGAGTTTCCGGGTGCTTCGGCGCAGGAAGTAGAACAGGCTTCCCAGCAGGGCGCTTGCGAAGAACTGGATGATCACCGTGCCGATCGGTACCCCGATGAAGGCATTGGGCAGATGCCAGGAACCGAAGAGCAGGCAGCTGAAGAGCGCGGTGTGCAATTCGCTGAAACCGCCACGGCGCATCTCGTCGATGACGAAGCCCCGGCAGACGAGCTCTTCGACGTATCCGACGGCGCAGAGTGTCACCACAGCGGCCAGGGCCAAGGGGGCCTTGCCCTGGAAGATATTGCCGATCTGGAAGAAGACTCCGGCGACCGCACCGACCACGGGGATGACAGCGAGCCCGTACATCCACTTCGGGGCCTGGGGAACGCTGGTGGGTTCACGCCACAGCCGGTGGAAAGTGCCCCGGCGGAGGAGGAAGTAGGTCGCGATGATGCTGATGGTGATCATCGGGATGCCGAGCCGCAGGATGAAGAGTCGTGCGTCCTTACCGGCTTCCTCATAGGTGCCCGGAGCGAAAAGGCTGAAGAACAAGGAGACCGCGATCCAGGTGAGGCACAGCCCCATGGTGATCAGGGCGACCTTCAGCGGGGGGTACGGCGCTGGCGTGCGTTGCTCGGTGCGATAGGAGGGGATGGTCATGAGGTCTGTCCTGAAGGTCGTTGTGGGTGTGGGAATGTCCGTCCGAGTGCGGGGAAGTCCGGACGGTGGAGGCAGGAGAGGCTGGCAATCTTCTCGACCGGAGGAGTGGACGGCGTGGCGTCGAGCGCCTGCCTCGCAGCCATGGACATGGCATATATGATGCGCGATGAACCTGACGGTTCACCGGGCGCCTACTGGGATACGACTGGAAACTTCCGAAACAAATCTGGGTATATCACCGGAAAGTCACCCCCAGCCTGGGACAGAGCTCAGCTCGCCACGCCCCCGTCCGGCCCCGCAAAGCCACCCAGACGCACCACCCGGTCCATCGCCGACACCGTCGACTCCCGGTGGGAGACCACCACCACCGTCGTACTCCGATCCGTCGAACACAACCGCTCCAGGACATCGGCCTCCGTCCGGGCATCCAGACCCGACGTGGTCTCGTCCAGCACCAAGATCGACGGCTCCTGCGCCCACGCCCGCGCCAAGGCCAACCGAGCTCGCTGCCCACCCGACAAGGACAGCCCGCCCTCGCCGACCACCGTGTCCAGACCCTCGGACCATCGAGGGCCCTCCAACACCAGCCCGGCCCGCTCCAAAGAAGCCACGACCAGCTCTTCCGAAGCATCCGGACGCCCCAGTCGCACATTGTCCCGCACCGTGCCATGCACCACCGTCGACTCCTGATCGACCACCGCGATCCGGCGACAACGCACCGCAGAAGGCACCTCGGCCAAGGACACCCGCTCGCCGCCGAGCGTCGACAGCAACACCGACCCCGCATCAGGTACCCACACCCCCGACAACACATTCACCACCGTGCTCTTCCCGCACCCCGACGGGCCCACCAGAGCAATCCGTTCGCCCGGCTGCACCACCACCTCGGGAATCCGCACCGTCTCCTGCGGAAAGACCACCTCCACGCCCTCCACGGCCAGACCCCACGGACCGTCCCCGACCTTCACCGGTGACACCGGCTCAGGCAATCCCTCCACCGGCAACGCAATACCCTCGACGACCCGCCCAGCAGCCGCTCGCAAAGGCTGCAGCCGCGTCACCGTCGTCGCCGCCTCCGCCACCGGACCCAACAAGGCCAGAGCGCCGACCGTCACCGCCGACGCCACCGGCCCCGACAGACCGGACCCGCTCGACACCACCAGGACCACCAGGACCGCGACCAGGACCAACACCTCACGTACCTGGTCCTGACGTTGCTGATGCATCTCCACCCGGGCCCGCGCCCGATCGGCACGACCCCCGGCCGCCACCACGTCCTCCACGCAGCGATCCACCACCTGATGGGCGATCACCTCCCGGGACGCGCCGAAGACATCCACCGTCACCGCCGCCAAGGACTCCTTCGCCGACAAGGCCTGCTCACCCAGCACCCGAGCCCGACGAGCCCCGAGCGACCCCGCGACCACCAGGGCCGATGCCGCCGCCGGCAGCACCACGGCCAATGGCCCCGACACCGTTGCCGCCACCGCCGTACCGCCCACCAGGAGCACCCCCGCCGAGGCCAGCTGCGGCACCGTGTGGGCGTAGAAGAACTCCAAGGTCTCCACATCACCCATCGCCGTCGACGCCAGACGACCCGTGTGCTGCCCCGGCGAGCGCCGTGGCACGCCCCGGGAGAAACCACCGAAAAGCGCAGCCCGCAGATGAGCCAGTACTCGATAGGCCACGTCGTGGGAGAGGTCCATCTCGTGCCAGGTCAACAGCATCCGGGAGATGATCAACATCACGCCTGCCGCCCACAACCACCAGGGCGGCAGGGCCCGGCTGACCACCGCCTCCGCCACGGCCCAGGTCAACAACACCGACTGTCCCACCAGCAGCAGCCGGGCCAGGACGTCCACCGCCAAGGTCCAGGCCAAGGCCCGACGCTCAGGGCGGAGCCACGGCAACAACGCCCACAGCGGGTCCCTGCGGTTCTCGGACGACTCGGACAACCCCGGCGACACCGGTGACGAAAATGTCATCGCCGTACACCCTCCAGATCGAGTACCTCGTCGCACGCCGCCAAGGCATCTGCCTGATGCGCCGTCACCACCACCACTCGCCGCGCCGACTCGCGCACCAAGGTCTGCATCACCGTCGCGGATCGTTCGGCGTCCAAAGCACTCGTCGGCTCGTCCAGCACCATCACCGGACGGTCCGAGACCAAAGCCCGTGCGATGGCCAGACGTTGCCGCTGCCCGCCGGACAGCGACCGCCCCCCCTCGGCCAGTACATGATCCAGGCCGCGCTCGGCCAGCTCCGGAGCCGCCGCCGCGGCCAAAGCCTGCAGCAGGGTCTCGTCCGAAGTCCCCGGCCGGGCTGCGACCAGGAGGTTCTCCCGGATCGTCCCGGCCAGGAAGACCGGATGCTGTGAGACCACTGCGACATCCTCCGGTCGAGGCGCCCGCTCCCCGTCGGAACATTCCACGACGACACGTCCACCTGTCGGTGATAACAAGCCGCTCACGATGTCGAGCAAGGTCGACTTACCGACTCCGGACGGCCCGGCCACCCCCACCACCTGACCCTGCAACGGCCAATGCGCCGAGACCCCGGACAGCACCGGGGTGCCATCCGGCCAGGAGAAGGAGACCCCCTCGATCCGGACTGCCCGGATATCCTCGGCCTGGGCACGCCGAGCAAGGTCCTCCGACTCTCCGGTGCGCGCGAGGACCCCGGCCACCCCCTCCGGCAGCGCCTTGTCCACCTGGCTCATGAAGGACAGGCCCACATATCCCGAATGCCATTGACGGGCCAGATCACGCACCGGCCGGAAGATCTCCGAAGCCAACATCAACACCATGAACGGTGTCACCTGCGACCAGAATCCGGCCCCGCCGGGCAGCGAACCACCCGCCGCGACCACTGCCGCACACAGCCCGGACGCCACCACCCCGACCTGCACACCGCCGTCGATGACCGCCGTGCTCGCCAGGGACACCCGCATCGCCCGCACCGTCGCCCGATGCAGCGCCTGCGAACGCTCCTCCAGGAGCCGACGGCGACGCTCCACCGCGCCCACCGCCCGCAACAGGCGCATACTGCGCAGGCTCTCCAACAGATCCGCCGACAGGCCCTCGTAGGTGTCGCTGTGCTCACCGCCACGGCGCGTCATCAACCTGTCCCACCAGCGTGGGCCGGCCACTGCGATGAGCACCCCCACCGCCGCCACCACTCCGACCGCGGGGTAGGCCGAGCCCACCACCATGATCAACAACGGCGGCATCACCCACACCTGTACCACGTGCGGGATGTACAACGAGACGTACTTGTCGACCCCGTCGACCCCGTCGGTGGCCGCCAACATCCGGGCCCCCATCCGATCCTGCGCGTCATGCAGGCGCTCAGGGACCAGGCAGGCCCGCAGCACCCCCCGACGCAGGTCGGTGCGAACTGCTTCGCCCAACCGCAGAGCTGAGCGAACCTGCCATTCCCGCAGTAGTGCTCGCACCGTCAGGCATATGACCACCCCGACCGCGCCGGCCACGACCCGGTCGTGGTCACCGGCGACCACTGCGGCCAGAGAGACCGACAGGGCCACGGCCTGAACCCACCAGGACACGGTGATCAGGCACAACAAGGCGGTCGTGAGGGTGAGCCGTCCCCGGTGGGGGCGGACCGCGAGCCAGAGACGCTGGTCGATCATCGACATCCTTCGCTTCCCGCGATCACGGCCAGACCGCCAAGGCCAGCACCGGCGGCACCGTGCCGTCGGACGTCCACCCGGCCACGACCCGGGACGAGGAACGGCCCAGCCGACCCTCCGCCGAACCCGTCCGTCCGGCATGGACGTGCGCAGTCAATGCTGCCGCTTCCATCGCCGCGACCCAGTGGACCTCGGCCCGGTCGAGGAGAGCAGCAGCCGAAACCTCCGGGCGGTCCTGGACCGCCCAATGCACGAGTACCGGGGCCTGTCCTACCCACCGCTGCCCGGAACAGCGTGCCGACAGTCCCGCCCGGAAAGGGTCGTCGGTCGAGGTGACCTGAGGGCGGCAAGAAGAGCGGGCGAAGAGCCC
It contains:
- a CDS encoding ABC transporter ATP-binding protein, which codes for MIPATMNIQGVSVDLGGRRIVDDITLDIPSGRCLGLLGPNGSGKSTLIRAACGMTRPAVGRINIDGTDIATLRSRELAKLVAVMIQEHSSDFSMHVEEVVMLGRTPHQSGFGADSDQDRDIVAEALADVEATHLANRIFSSLSGGEKQRVLLARAFAQQTPLLILDEPTNHLDVGYQIDLLERVAARGVTVLAALHDMNLAAQYCDMLALLVDGSVAAHGTPEDVLTPDTLDPVFRVTTHHVVHPRTGRTVIAVDRPGKTAPMAASGVGPR
- a CDS encoding ABC transporter substrate-binding protein: MALARPRPGLLAAPAVLVLLLAGCGQGVDNAGTKSSSNSAASVQNCGKTVNPAKTPERIVTMTPGLTDLVVKLGAADKIVGEAQNRAGKISESITNDKAQLLSDSKPPAREKLMSVNPDLVLAPTSYEFNAEQGFASRDQLSQAGASSYISTGGCTTRRASATVTDTLEDIKNLGKLLGKEKEAKELADRTSADLDTVDKAVAGKKKPTVVQLFVDEGKISAIGAGVEYDIIKRAGGDNQFTPTDEEFKKFFAAAISPETLLAKNPDAIVFATQTPELGAKARDYLVATFPQVTAVKENRLVNLKSTDVMPGVLGNVDAVKAVAKGLYPDAL
- a CDS encoding CPBP family intramembrane glutamic endopeptidase, which gives rise to MTIPSYRTEQRTPAPYPPLKVALITMGLCLTWIAVSLFFSLFAPGTYEEAGKDARLFILRLGIPMITISIIATYFLLRRGTFHRLWREPTSVPQAPKWMYGLAVIPVVGAVAGVFFQIGNIFQGKAPLALAAVVTLCAVGYVEELVCRGFVIDEMRRGGFSELHTALFSCLLFGSWHLPNAFIGVPIGTVIIQFFASALLGSLFYFLRRSTRKLWPGAAAHAGWDMMAFSLGS
- a CDS encoding ATP-binding cassette domain-containing protein, with the protein product MTFSSPVSPGLSESSENRRDPLWALLPWLRPERRALAWTLAVDVLARLLLVGQSVLLTWAVAEAVVSRALPPWWLWAAGVMLIISRMLLTWHEMDLSHDVAYRVLAHLRAALFGGFSRGVPRRSPGQHTGRLASTAMGDVETLEFFYAHTVPQLASAGVLLVGGTAVAATVSGPLAVVLPAAASALVVAGSLGARRARVLGEQALSAKESLAAVTVDVFGASREVIAHQVVDRCVEDVVAAGGRADRARARVEMHQQRQDQVREVLVLVAVLVVLVVSSGSGLSGPVASAVTVGALALLGPVAEAATTVTRLQPLRAAAGRVVEGIALPVEGLPEPVSPVKVGDGPWGLAVEGVEVVFPQETVRIPEVVVQPGERIALVGPSGCGKSTVVNVLSGVWVPDAGSVLLSTLGGERVSLAEVPSAVRCRRIAVVDQESTVVHGTVRDNVRLGRPDASEELVVASLERAGLVLEGPRWSEGLDTVVGEGGLSLSGGQRARLALARAWAQEPSILVLDETTSGLDARTEADVLERLCSTDRSTTVVVVSHRESTVSAMDRVVRLGGFAGPDGGVAS
- a CDS encoding ATP-binding cassette domain-containing protein, giving the protein MIDQRLWLAVRPHRGRLTLTTALLCLITVSWWVQAVALSVSLAAVVAGDHDRVVAGAVGVVICLTVRALLREWQVRSALRLGEAVRTDLRRGVLRACLVPERLHDAQDRMGARMLAATDGVDGVDKYVSLYIPHVVQVWVMPPLLIMVVGSAYPAVGVVAAVGVLIAVAGPRWWDRLMTRRGGEHSDTYEGLSADLLESLRSMRLLRAVGAVERRRRLLEERSQALHRATVRAMRVSLASTAVIDGGVQVGVVASGLCAAVVAAGGSLPGGAGFWSQVTPFMVLMLASEIFRPVRDLARQWHSGYVGLSFMSQVDKALPEGVAGVLARTGESEDLARRAQAEDIRAVRIEGVSFSWPDGTPVLSGVSAHWPLQGQVVGVAGPSGVGKSTLLDIVSGLLSPTGGRVVVECSDGERAPRPEDVAVVSQHPVFLAGTIRENLLVAARPGTSDETLLQALAAAAAPELAERGLDHVLAEGGRSLSGGQRQRLAIARALVSDRPVMVLDEPTSALDAERSATVMQTLVRESARRVVVVTAHQADALAACDEVLDLEGVRR